Within Ralstonia pickettii DTP0602, the genomic segment GAACCTTGCCGCCGGTGCTTCGGTGCTGGGTGTGGTCGGTTCGCTGGTATGCGCGATGATCGTCGACAAGGTCGGACGCAAGCCGGTGATCAACGTGTCGTTCCTGCTGTGCGCGCTGTCGCTGGTGCTGGCGGGCGTGTTCCACGCCTCCTCGGTATATGTGGTGGCGACCTTCTGTGCGCTGGCGATGGGCTTCCTCGCGAGCGGCTTTATCACCGCCTATGTCTATACGCCGGAGTTGTACCCGACTAGCGTGCGCGCGATGGGCTGCGGCCTGGGCGGAGCCTGGCTGAAGCTGGCGGCGATCTTTGCGCCCGGGTTGATTGCCGGCACCATCGGCAGCGGCAACCTCAGCGTCGCCTTCTTTGCGCTGGCGGTGGTGCCGGCGCTGGCGGCCATCACCGTGCATTTCCTGGGCATCGAGACCAAGGGTCGGGTGCTGGAGGAACTGGAGGTCTGAACGGGGGAGTGCTCGTCCCGTTCAGTTAGGGCCGCACCGTGATCCGGTGCGGCCTTTTTTCCTTCTGCGGGGCTCAGCTCATCCTCGCCCCGGTAACCGCCACCACCTTGGCCCAGCGCGCGATCTCGCTCTGCAGGAACTGCGTGAACTGGGCGGCATCGTTGCCCACCGGCACCAGGCCTTCGCCGGTCAGGCGCTTGCGCATGGCCGGCGACGCCACCGCGGCGCGCACGGATTTCTCCAGTTGCGCAACCAGGTCCGCCGGCATGCCGGCCGGGCCGAGCAGGCCATACCACGAGCTGTAATCGAAATTGGGTACCACGTCGGCGATCGGTGCGATCTGCGGGAACGTGGCCAGCCGCTTCAGGCTGCTGATGCCCAGGCCCTTGACCCGGCCGGCCTGGAGCAGGGGCTGCACGGTGGCGACATTGCCCAGCAGCAGGTCGGCCTGGCCGGCGACCACGTCGGCCACCGCAGGGCCCGCGCCCTTGTACGGCACGCTGACCAGGTCGATGCCGGCCTCATGCTTGAGCATCTCGCCGGCCAGGTGGTTGGCGCTGCCGAGGCCGGCCACGGCGATGCTGAGCTTGCCGGGTTTGGACTTGGCCAGCGCGATCAGCTCGCGCACGTTGTTCGCGCCCAGGTCGGGCCGCGACACCAGCAGCAGCGGTGAACTGGCGATCAGCGAGATCGGCGTGAAGTCCTTGATCGGATCGAACGGCTTCTTGTCGAATAGCGCGGGGTTGATGGCGTGGCTGGTGTAGCTGAGCAGCAGCGTGCCGCCGTCGGGGTCGGCCTTGGCCACCGCGGTCGCGGCGATATTGCCGGCCGCGCCGCCGCGGTTCTCGACAATAAAGGGATGCTTGAGGCGTTGCTCCAGTTCAGCGGCCAGCGCGCGGGCCACCAAGTCGGTGCCGCCGCCTGGCGTGGCGCCGACCAGCACCTTGGTCACGGCCGGGGCGGCCTGCAGGGTGCTGGGCAGCATCGTGCTGGCCGCCAGCAGCGCCAGGAATTCGCGTCGTTCCATGTTTTGTCTCCGTTTCTCTATTTATGTTTGTTCGATGGGCTGCGGCGTGTGCCGTCAGTCGTCTTCCGCGTAGCGGCGGCCGGCATCGAGTAGTTGGGGCGTGCCGATCAGCCGGTTCAGTGCATCGAAGTCGTTCATTTCCTCCATGAAGGCGCGTGTGCTGCCATTGGCCTTGAGCCCGGCGAAGTAGCGCTGCAGCTGGTGCGAGAGGAAGCGCACGGTGCCGCCCGGGTAGATCACGATGCGATAGCCGCGCTCGCCCAGTTCGGACGCGCTCTGGATCGGCGTCTTGCCGCCCTCGACCATATTGGCCAGCAGCGGCACGCGCGCGCCGAAGCGGCCGCAGACGTGGTCCATGTCGGTGGCGGACATCACCGCCTCGATAAACAGCGCATCGACCCCGCAGGCCAGGTAGGCTTCGGCGCGCTCGATGGCAGCGTCCAGGCCTTCCACTGCGACCGCGTCAGTACGCGCCAGGATCAGCGTGTCGGCGTCATGGCGCGCGTCGAGCGCGGCTTGCAGCTTGCCGCACATCTCGCGCACCGACACCAGCGACTTGCCGGCGAGGTGGCCGCAGCGCTTGGGAAAGCCCTGGTCCTCCAGTTGGATCATGGCGGCGCCGGCGCGCTCGAAGGCGCGCACGGTGCGCTGCGTGTTGAGCGCGTTGCCGTAGCCGGTGTCGCCGTCGACGATCACCGGCAGCGATACGCGGTCGGTGATGCGCGCCAGCACGTCGGCGGTCTCGGTGGCGGTGGTCAGGCCCACGTCGGAGCGGCCCAGCAGCGTGTAGGCGACCGCGCCGCCCGAGAGGTACAGCGCTTCGAAGCCGGCCTGCTCGGCCAGCAGCGCGCTGAGCGCATCGTAGACGCCGGGCGCCAGCACCGGCTCGCGCCGGCGCAGGCGTTCCTTCAGCGAAGGGGAGGGCATGCCGGCGGCGCTCATGCCGTAGCTCCCTCGGCGGCCTTGGCCGCATGCTCGGCCAGGATGCGCGCCATGTCTTCCTGGCGCACTTGCGGGCGCCAGGTATCGAACGCCATGCCGAGCGCGGCCGCCTGGCGCTTCTCGTACTTGAGGAAGGCCTGCGTGATCTCGCTGCCGCGCACGCCGCCGCGCACCGATCCGGCACGCACGTCGCCGTAGTACTCCTTCCAGTCGTCGGGCAGCGGCTGCGAACCCGGCACGGCCAGCCACAGGCGGAACAGGTGGCGCTTGCGGTCCGGCTCCTCATAGTCCTCGAACGGCGTGCGCGAATGCAGGGTGACGTAGTTGTTCAGCAGCTGCATGTCGCCTTGCTCCAGCTCCATGGTGAAGCAAAGCTGATCGCTCGGCATCAGCTCGTCCAGCAAGTCCAGCGCCTCGACCTGCGCCGGCGTCAGGCGCGGCAGCTCGGCAAAGTCGCGCTGGGCCGCGTCGGTGTTCTTGCGGTTGGTGCGCGCCGAGAAATACTCGGGATGGCTGCCGAAGATCGGGCAGCGGTAGTACGGCGGCTGGCTGGAGTCCTGGGTGCCCTGGTAGCTGTGGAAGAAGGTGCCCTTGAGCACCGGGATCAGGTCGGGGCGGCGGCGCTGGACTTCGTCATGCAGTGCGATCGAGCTGATCACCTTGCTGGTGCCGCCCGCGCGGGCGGTGCGGCGGCACAGCAGGCCGACCACGTCGCACGAGTCCTGGTGGAAATCGAGCCCGGCATTGGTGTTGTAGCCGCGGCCGCCCTTGACTTTGTATTCGCCGCCTTCATTGCGCACGTCGTTCATGAACTGGCTGGCGCGGTTCTGCGTGCGGCCCACGCCCATGTACAGGCTCATGCCCCAGTAGGCCAGGCGCGATTCTTCCTCGGTCCATTCGTCCACCGGGAAGCCCTTGACCAGGCACATGCCCCAGCCGCCCTGGGTGATGTCGATGGCGCGCTTGAGCACTGCGCGCGCGGCCTGGTTGAGCGGGAAGTCGGCCTGTTCCATCTCCAGCAGCGGCTTGTTCAGCGTCTTGGCGTGGTCGAGGGCGTCGCGCATGCCCTGGATTTCTGCCTCGTTCATGCGCAGGATCCAGGAGCGGTCGTCGCGAGCCTGTTGGGCGGTCCAGGCGACGGGGCGTTGCGATGCGGCGATGGGTGACATGTGGGGGCTCCTTCGGGTGTTTGTGCATGACGTTGGAAGCAAGTCTAGCGACGTCGCCTATCATTAGAAAAGCGAACATATTTGAGTTACTTCATAAGAGTTTTTGATGAAAATCGAGACCTTCCATACGCTCGAAGGCGTGCTGCAGACTGGCACCTTCGCCGGCGCCGCGCGCCAGGCCAACGTCACGCCCAGCGCGGTCAGCATGCAGATGAAGCAGCTCGAGCAGTACCTGGGCAAGCCGCTGTTCGACCGCTCGGGGCTGCAGGCGCGGCCCAACCAGCTCGCGCACGAGGTGGCCGACACCATGCGCCAGGCGCTGCAGAACCTGGAGGCGCTGCGCGCCGGCAGCGGGCTGGCGGTGGAAGGAGTGGTGCGGCTGGGGGTGATCGAGTCGCTGCAGCCGGTCGTGCTGCCCGGCATCGTGCGCTATGTGCGCGAGCGTCATCCCAAACTGGAGCTGCGCCTGGTGCGCGGCCGCAGCAGCACGCTGACGGCCTCGGTCAAGGCGGGGGATATCGATGCGGCGCTGGTGGCGCAGCCGGCAGGCGGCGGCTCGGCGCGGCTGCGCTGGACGCCGATGATGCGGCGCGAACTGATGCTGATCGCACCACCCGCGTCCACCGAGACCAACGTGGCGTCGCTGTTCCGGCTGTACGACTGGATCCGCTATGACCGCAATACCGTGTCAGGCGCCATGGCTGCGCAATACGTGCATACGCACGTGTCCGAAATCCGCGGCACGCTGGAATTCGACAGTGCGCCGGCGATCGTGGCGATGGTCAGTGCCGGGCTGGGTGTGTCGATTCTGCAGGGGCCCGATCCGACGCTGGTGCAGAACTACCCGGTGCGGCTGGTGCGGCTGGGCCGCGCGGCGCCGGTGCTGACCCTGTCGATGGTGACGCGCAAGGGTGATGACGACAATCGCTCGGTGGCCGCTGTGCGCGACGCCATGCGGATGACGTTGGCTTCGTACCAGCGCCAGAACGTGGCGGCGCGGCACTGAGGCGTCGTGAGGGCCGGGTTCGGGCACCCGGCAAGCCGTGTTTGTGACGGTTCCAGCAGCGCAGTTCGGCCGGAACCATATTCTTTGTCAGCCCTGCGCGCGCAACAGCTTGCGCAACCCCTGGTAGACCGCCTCGCGCTCTTCCGGCGAAAGCTGCCGGATCACCTGCGCCTGCCCCCGCCGCGCCAGCGGCATCACCTGGTCGTGCAGCGCGGCGCCGGCTTCGGTAATCGCGCAGATCAGCTTCTTGCGCGGCGTGTTGCCTGTCGAGGTCAGGTGCACCAGCCCGCGCTCTTCCAGCAGCCGCAGCGTGCGGCTCACCAGCGCCTTGTCCGACGTTGATTGCTTCACCAGCTCCGCAAAGGGCAGTTCGCGCGCGTGCGCGAGCAGCGCAAGGATGCGCCACTCCGGCACGGTCAGCCCGAACTGCTCGGCATATGGCTTCGTCACCGTGCTGCGCAGCGCGGTGACCAACTGGCTCAGCATCGTGGTCAGGAAATTGTCGACGGTCAGGCCGCTGCCGGCCTCGTCGAGGTCGGTCCAGGGGCTGGCAGGGATGTCTGGCGCGGGCTGGCCCTTCGCGGGCGCGGCGTCACGGGGCATGCGGTCCTCTTGATCGAATCTGTCGGCAATGGAATGTCAGGGCCGGTTGGCGGGCCAGATTGTCTCATATGCGGCATCCGAATCCGCCGGGGTGTGTTGCTGTCGATACTCCGAAACCAGAATGTGAGTATCTATAAATGTCAATTAGGGTTTAACGTAAGTTGAGTCGTCAATATTGGCGACCTAGGATGCTTGTGTTCCTGATGTGAACGTAAGTTTCGCTAATAAAACAACCGAAGCGTTGTAACCCCGAGCCAACCCTGTTTCCGCGGTGCGCACAACAGCCCACTCCACACCGCGAATGCCCCCACAGGAGCTGTTGATGAGACAAGACCGCCCCCGCCGTATCTTCCTTGCCGCCACTGCCATGGCCGCCTTCACGCTGGCCGCTGGCAGCCCGCTGGCAAGCGCCGCCTGGCCCGCCAGGACCGTGACCATGGTGGTCGCCTATCCGCCCGGCGGCGACACCGACGCCATGGCGCGCCTGTATGCCGACAAGCTGTCCGCGCGCCTGAAGCAGCCGGTGATCGTCGAGAATCGCCCAGGCGCCGGCGGCGTGGTCGGCGCGAGCTTTGTCAGCCGCGCGCAGGCCGACGGCTACACGCTGCTGTACACGCCCAACCCGTTCACCCTCGCACCGATGGTGCTCAAGCTCGCGCCCGCGGCCAGCTATGACCCGCTGCACGGCTTCACCCCGGTGATCCAGACCGCGGTGCAGGCGGTGCTGCTGGTGGCGAATCCGGCGGCGGGCGTAAAGACCGTCAGTGAGATGGTCGCCGCGGCCAAGGGGGGCAGGGCGCTGACCTACGGCAGCCCCGGCGCCGGTTCGCCGATGCATATCGCCGGCGAGATGCTCAACCGCGCCGCCGGCGTGAAGATCCAGCACGTGCCGTACAAGGGCGTGGCGCCCGCGGTCAACGACGTGGTGGCGGGGCATGTGAACTTCGCCTATGTCACGCTGGGCCCGGTGGCGCAGTACATCAACACCGGCCGGCTGATCCCGCTGGCGATCACCGACGCGAAGCGCTCGCCGCTGCTGCCCAACGTGCCGACGCTGGCCGAGCTTGGCTACAAGGATGTGGTGGTCGGCGCCTGGCATGGCGTGATGGCACCCAAGGGCACGCCGGCCGAGGTGGTCAAGGTGTTGAACCAGCAGCTCAACGACGTGATCCGTATGCCTGACGTGACCGAGAAGATGGCGACCTTCGGCGCCATCCCGGTGGGCGGCGCGCCGGCCGCGCTGGAAAAGGTCAACGCGTCCGACTACGAGCGGCTGGGCAAGGTCATCCGCGACCTGGCCATCACCGCGGAATGACGCCGGCCAGCGCATCGCATTCATGCAATCCGACAAGCAGGAGACCGGCATGAGCAAGGCCATCGTGGGAACCTCAACACCGCAGGTGACCGCACGGGAAAAGGTCATGGGGCGCGCGCAATATGCCGGCGACATCAGGTTGCCCGGCATGCTGCACGCCAAGGTGCTGCGCAGCCCGCACCCGCATGCGCGCATCGTCGGCATCGATACGTCGGCGGCAAAGGCGCTGCCCGGCGTGAAGCTGGTGGTGACCGGGCATGACGTGCCCACGCGCAACTGGGGCCCGCACCGCAAGGAGCAGCGCATCCTGGCGTGTGGCGTGGTGCGCCATGTCGGCGAGGAAGTCGCGGCGGTGGTCGCAGTCAGCGAGGAAATCGCGCGCGATGCGCTGGACCTGATCCGCATCGAGTACGTGCCGCTGCCGGCGCTGCTGACGCCGGCAGCGGCCCTGGCCAAGGGCGCGCCGGAACTCCACCCCGGCACGCACAATATTGGCCATGAGATGCGGATCGAACGTGGCGACGTGGAGGCGGGTTTTGCCGCGGCGGCCGCGGTGTATGAAGCCACCTACGACATGCACTCGCAGTACCCCGGCTACCTGGAGCCGATGGCCTCGGTCGCGGCGCAGGACGGCAACGGGCGGCTGACGCTATGGGCCTCGACGCAGTCGGTGTTCCTGGCCCGCGCGCGGCTGGCCGAGGCGCTGGACCGGCCCGCGTCGACCATCCGCGTGGTGCAGGCCACCACCGGCGGCGGCTTCGGCGCCAAGATCGTCGAGGAGAACAACAGCCTGATCTGCGCCTTCCTGGCGAGCCGGCTGGAGCGCCCCGTGCGGCTGGTCAACAGCCGGCTGGAAGATTTCCAGGGCGCGCGCGCCAGCGTGCCGATGAAGGTTTGGCTGCGCATGGGGTTGTCGGCCGACGGCGTGATCCTCGCCAAGGACGTGCGCATCGTCGCCGAATGCGGCGCGTACTCGGGCCTGGCCGGCGACGTGATGCACGTCACCGCGATGCGCAGCGACAATATGCACCGCGTGCAGAACGTGCGCTCGCACGCGGTGATGGCCTATACCAACAACCCGCCGCGCGGCGCCTTCCGCGGCTTTGGCGGGCAGCAGATGCAGTTCCCGCTGAACTGCCACCTGACCGTGCTGGCCGGCATGATCGGCATGGACCCGGTGGAGGTGCACAAGCGCAACGCGATCGGCGCGGGCGAGACCAGCGTGCACGGCTGGAAGATCAGCAGCACCGGCATGGCAGAGTGCCTGGACATGACCCGCAAGGCCATCGGCTGGGACGAGAAACGCGCCGCCCCGCGCAGCACCGGCACGCGCCGGCGCGGCGTCGGGATTGCCGCGGCGATGCACGTCAGCGGCAACCGCACGCTGGGCAACTGGGACGGCTCGACCATCCTGCTCAAGGTCAATGAGGACGGCCGCGTGATGCTGCAGACCAGCGAATGCGACATCGGGCAGGGCGCCAACACCATGCTCAGCCAGATCTGTGCGCAGGAACTGAACATCCCGTTGTCGCACGTGACCGTGATGGCGCCCGACACGGATACCGCGCCGTTCTGCCTGGGCTCGCTGGCCTCGCGCGTGACCATCATCTCCGGCAACGCGGTGCTGCGCGCTGCGCGCAAAGCGCGCGCGAAGCTGCTGGCGCTGGCGGCGGAAAAGCTCGGCGTCGATGCGGAGCGGCTGGTGATCGCCGACGGCCGTATCAGTGCGCAGGACCAGCCGGACAAATCCGCCACGCTGGCCGAGATCGCGCGGCTGCATATCTTCCGTCACGGCGGCGAGGGCATCCACGTGCGCGCCACCTACGACGCGCCCACGGTGATGCATGATGCCGACTACTACGGCAACGTCGCGCCGGCGCATTCGTTCGCGGTGCAGGCGGTGGAGGTAGAAGTCGACACCAGCACCGGCCAGGTCACCGTGATCGACAGCTTTGTCGCAGACGACTGCGGCAAGGCGATCAACCCGCTCGCGGTGCACGGCCAGACCCACGGCGCCACCGTGCAGG encodes:
- a CDS encoding 4-hydroxybenzoyl-CoA reductase subunit alpha, producing the protein MQSDKQETGMSKAIVGTSTPQVTAREKVMGRAQYAGDIRLPGMLHAKVLRSPHPHARIVGIDTSAAKALPGVKLVVTGHDVPTRNWGPHRKEQRILACGVVRHVGEEVAAVVAVSEEIARDALDLIRIEYVPLPALLTPAAALAKGAPELHPGTHNIGHEMRIERGDVEAGFAAAAAVYEATYDMHSQYPGYLEPMASVAAQDGNGRLTLWASTQSVFLARARLAEALDRPASTIRVVQATTGGGFGAKIVEENNSLICAFLASRLERPVRLVNSRLEDFQGARASVPMKVWLRMGLSADGVILAKDVRIVAECGAYSGLAGDVMHVTAMRSDNMHRVQNVRSHAVMAYTNNPPRGAFRGFGGQQMQFPLNCHLTVLAGMIGMDPVEVHKRNAIGAGETSVHGWKISSTGMAECLDMTRKAIGWDEKRAAPRSTGTRRRGVGIAAAMHVSGNRTLGNWDGSTILLKVNEDGRVMLQTSECDIGQGANTMLSQICAQELNIPLSHVTVMAPDTDTAPFCLGSLASRVTIISGNAVLRAARKARAKLLALAAEKLGVDAERLVIADGRISAQDQPDKSATLAEIARLHIFRHGGEGIHVRATYDAPTVMHDADYYGNVAPAHSFAVQAVEVEVDTSTGQVTVIDSFVADDCGKAINPLAVHGQTHGATVQAIGWTLYENLHYEDGRLMNGNFADYTMPTADAVPMLRTDVVESNDPNGPYGAKGASETAILPGAAAIANAVFDAVGVRIQSLPITPEKVLAGLRELREQGATNA
- a CDS encoding ABC transporter substrate-binding protein, coding for MRQDRPRRIFLAATAMAAFTLAAGSPLASAAWPARTVTMVVAYPPGGDTDAMARLYADKLSARLKQPVIVENRPGAGGVVGASFVSRAQADGYTLLYTPNPFTLAPMVLKLAPAASYDPLHGFTPVIQTAVQAVLLVANPAAGVKTVSEMVAAAKGGRALTYGSPGAGSPMHIAGEMLNRAAGVKIQHVPYKGVAPAVNDVVAGHVNFAYVTLGPVAQYINTGRLIPLAITDAKRSPLLPNVPTLAELGYKDVVVGAWHGVMAPKGTPAEVVKVLNQQLNDVIRMPDVTEKMATFGAIPVGGAPAALEKVNASDYERLGKVIRDLAITAE
- a CDS encoding LysR family transcriptional regulator, whose product is MKIETFHTLEGVLQTGTFAGAARQANVTPSAVSMQMKQLEQYLGKPLFDRSGLQARPNQLAHEVADTMRQALQNLEALRAGSGLAVEGVVRLGVIESLQPVVLPGIVRYVRERHPKLELRLVRGRSSTLTASVKAGDIDAALVAQPAGGGSARLRWTPMMRRELMLIAPPASTETNVASLFRLYDWIRYDRNTVSGAMAAQYVHTHVSEIRGTLEFDSAPAIVAMVSAGLGVSILQGPDPTLVQNYPVRLVRLGRAAPVLTLSMVTRKGDDDNRSVAAVRDAMRMTLASYQRQNVAARH
- the prpB gene encoding 2-methylisocitrate lyase (catalyzes the formation of pyruvate and succinate from 2-methylisocitrate), which produces MSAAGMPSPSLKERLRRREPVLAPGVYDALSALLAEQAGFEALYLSGGAVAYTLLGRSDVGLTTATETADVLARITDRVSLPVIVDGDTGYGNALNTQRTVRAFERAGAAMIQLEDQGFPKRCGHLAGKSLVSVREMCGKLQAALDARHDADTLILARTDAVAVEGLDAAIERAEAYLACGVDALFIEAVMSATDMDHVCGRFGARVPLLANMVEGGKTPIQSASELGERGYRIVIYPGGTVRFLSHQLQRYFAGLKANGSTRAFMEEMNDFDALNRLIGTPQLLDAGRRYAEDD
- a CDS encoding MarR family transcriptional regulator, producing the protein MPRDAAPAKGQPAPDIPASPWTDLDEAGSGLTVDNFLTTMLSQLVTALRSTVTKPYAEQFGLTVPEWRILALLAHARELPFAELVKQSTSDKALVSRTLRLLEERGLVHLTSTGNTPRKKLICAITEAGAALHDQVMPLARRGQAQVIRQLSPEEREAVYQGLRKLLRAQG